The Misgurnus anguillicaudatus chromosome 23, ASM2758022v2, whole genome shotgun sequence sequence GCGTGCAGATATTTTCATTAAATCAATACTGTCACCAAACTTGTGGAGAAAGCTCATTGTGTCTTAATGTTTGTGGGTTTTTTAGACGTAGTTCATGCTGTATTAAAGCAAATCTGTGCAAAAATAGTTTTGCTGAGGAAACGATACAAAACGTAACGGTATGGCTTCCTTTAATCAGTTTACTATTGAAAACAATACCAAAATTCTgtatgtagtgtgttttgggtcttaTTCCAGTAGGATTTAATGGTGATCTATTGGTTCCCATCCACCATATTATAAAATCCCACCAATAAAACCCATTACCAGTAGAGACCCTTAGTTTCAATTAAAACCAGTACAATTCCCATTATGACCTTGTAATGGTTTCTATTATTGTTTTCAGTGGTCAGAATGACCCAGGATCACGTTCTCGCAGCTCTGAAAAAAGATGTCAGATCTCTGCTGATATCAGCAAAGCATGGGCTGACCCCAGAACAGCTCAAGCGGGACTACCAGATGATGTTGGGATATCCCTTGCCACTGAGGGTACTGGGATTCCACAATGTTCTGGATATGGTCAAGGAAATCCCTGATGTTGTGCGCTTGGAGTTTAATTTTGATGGCAGCATCATTTTGAAAGGTAATGTTCATATGTGTATGCCCAAGGAAATAGGAAGGTGTATGTACTGTACATACtttgtgttttatattttaaaggggacatttcacaagacttttttaagatgtcaaataaatcattggtgtccccagagtacgtatgtacTTTAAGACATTCACACTGGCAATGATTACATCACTGAAGGTTGCATATTGCAGTTGTATTGCTGTTCATAAGAGACATAACTTCCTACAGCTGGTGTTGTTGTGCTGCACAACTGGTTATAGCATTTCAATGTTGCTCATGTTACTGATAACCCCTCCATTTAGTGCAAGAAGATggtgttgttacagtaatttACCAATAAGGTCCTTTTAATATACCATCCTCTCCTTTATTATTGTGCATCCTCCTCTTTACAGCAATTGGAGACGAAAACACCAAACGCATCGAAGAGATGGTTTCCAAGCAGCGTGACCACACACCCAAAACCAACAATCGAAGGTTGCAATCAAAGCCTTTTCAAGTCCGTTACCCGCACCACCAGCCAGTCGTTCTGCCTCGACGGGGTCCAGCTGTACCCCCGTTGCCTGCTCATCTACGCAGCCAACTGAAGCAGTTATTATCTCATGGCCCTGTCAGGCTGTCCGACCTAGAGTCCAGATACATGGCGCAGTTCGGAAAGCCGCTCAAGATAACCCAATACGGCTTCTACTCCATTTCCGAGATGCTGGCGGCCGCCAATGACTTCATAGTCATGCGGCAGAGTCGCGCAGGATCTCAGTTGCTTCTGAGGAACAATGATAAGCCAGAAATTCGGAGGTCGGGTCCTATCAAGCAACGTATgttatttatatacagtataatgaGGCAATGTATAAAGCAAACATTTTTCGTCTTGCTGTGATTCCTTTTTTTTGTTGTAGTAGCTGAGGTCAAACCCGTAGTCCTCGGTCCTAAAGCTACTTCACCAACAGAAAAAAACGTGAAGCGTGTTTCACAGGTTCCTCCTCCTGCTGTTCCTACACCAGCTCCTTTAAAGAAAGAGGACTCTTTTCAAAAAATACTTTTGAAGGTTTGGATCTTTATTCGTGAATTTGTATAAAATGGTgttttagctttaaaaaagtGGCAACGagatacagtatgtatgcgttACCTCTGTTGGGCTTATCTTATTGTTAATTCATATTGCACTTCAAGTAACTGTGTGTGAATGTTGGGTACATTTTATACTGTAGCTTGAGGAGCAGCTCAAAGACCAAATCCTTGAGAAGGGCACAGCTGGTACTGTCAGCCGCGAGCTGAAGGATAAACTGCGAAAGGTCAGTCATAACATCTGAAATGTCATTGAATTATCTTATCATCTTGGCTTTCTTCTGAGATATCAATCTTATTTCAGGTTGTGGCTGAAAATAACAATGGTATATCCATTCACGATCTCCCAAAAGAATATAAGGTATTGCATTTACGAAAGTGattcattattgttttattatcatCGCAATCAATATTGGCTTATTTGTTATGCTCAGAGGATGTACAGCGAGGAGTTGCCGGTATCCCAATGTGGCTTTCTGAGCGTGACGGAGATGGTTGGAGCTTTAAGCGACACGTTGTCCATCCAGCCTGGCAAAGAGAAAGGCGAAAACCACTTGATCATCGTAGAGTCCAAACCGGATGACGCACAACCTGCTGAACCTGGTACTGCCCTTTTCATTACTTTCTTATATGATTAGATCAAGTGATAAATCATTTTGACTAGATAAAGTGAGAATTGTTTTTCTTCATGATTGTATTTTTTTGGCCAGAATTATCACCGGGTCAAGGCACCACTTCCAGTTTGGATGCTGAATCCCCAGCTTCCTCCAGTAAAGGCTATTACTTTAGTTTCCCTCGGTCTGCCTGGGAGGGTGACGAAGCGGAGCTATCTACTGACTCTCAAGATTCAGATTCTGAGCTCAGGGTTGCCAATAAAACCATCCATGAGGTAAACAACCACTACTGAATATCCATTATCCTCCTCCACTAATCTGAAATTTAGGTAGGATTTTAAGGGAAAATGTTAAGCTGTGTGCAAAACGACGCAATCTCATTTgttccaatggaagcttgggGACACAGGCGACAGTGACCATTTATGAGAGGAAGTGGGTGTGTCCGGCAACTTGCttaagttgagaaaagtttatGCTGACAGACTTTCGGTAGCGACTACTAATGAGAGAAAAGCACTATGTGTCTATGACAACCAGAATTAGGAATGCCTTCTAAtgacctcattgaaagagacgggcaACACGCAGCTTCAGTAATTTACATAATGTGTACTAGGGACGCACCCATACTATTATtattggccgataccgattagggctgtgtatcgaCAAGAGTCTCGCGATACGATATGTATCATGAACCCATATGTGCTGCGATACATTGCGGTGCTGTTAAGCGGGACAGTATATTGGTATATTTCCTGTTTGAGAAATATAATAGGATATAATTTTAGGAAAGCTGTCATTAAGAACTCACCACCTTATACAACCTTATAAAAAATTGTGGCGcgcaaaatgaaaataatgtaattaatgactcaccctcacaacacagtttaagatgttttatattctGCCATGAGCTTactgacccttcattgaaaatctatgtacggtatactgtccattagggatgcaccgacatgaaaattcttggccgaaactgaaaacaaaaaaaaaggaaaccaaggccgaaaaccgaaacaccgaaagaaattatggcaattattagtacaattgcatttatggctatcactgtgtactaactttactaggggtgtgtgcgGATCACAAATCTCACAGTtcagatcacattacagtttttgaggcacagatcagattatttttcggatcagcaaaaagcgggTGGGAAAAaactaataaacaataaagaaattgtaaacatttataaaaaagaacaaagttgtacatttaataaggtctgaaattagcattaggtacagaaatcaaattaaatgaatcactCTCTTTtctgtattaattaaatatattattatttttaaagctacagaagtgaatttctctttgtcttgggttgtttgattaacattaatgacacagactgaAGTAGGTttattgaggttactgtctctttaagaccaaataagcagagacttctgactgtaatctatacatacacttaagacataaacaaatgtttttattagaaaaagaatactgtggagatcattttgtttatatgtgtcctgtcaataacagagagattttatgttcgcttgttttttttaaacgcgtttctctcgtatgtgcactatcgagggcacttaaacgcgtgcgcacacacagagacggagggtgaatcccaaacagcgcaacagtcgctccacataaaaacgttaccttgtttttcattgctttattcgccaaatgtatgttcagtgtttcccatacattgatttatttgtggtggcccaccacagaatcaacactggcccccacaaatagaattttcatgattcccatttacatttttatttcactatttaaaacagcttaattcggcttaaaatataatttgatatataatacagatcaaatacagatacagatcaaagagtagaagtgagacatatttcaggtgccaacacgacatgatgacatcacatatatgctaattagcgggtgacgtcattaccaccacagtctcctcaaaatcctgtgggaaacactgatgttaatggattacagtatgagacacattagcgcgactctctctctaaagtttacacatcaagacatgcttaatctttgcagacgcgtgcaaacagctcgaccgtgagtgaaacctgcttgagcacggaggggaggggtgggagacgactgatcagcgtgagtgaaacccaagcgctagcgcacggATGGGAGaggcgcggttgacattcattttcggctggattttttaatTTCGACCCGAAActgataatgccattttcggccgtaATTTTCagcgaccgaaatttcggtgcacccctactgtccatgtccagaaaggtaataaaaacataatcaaagtagtccatgtgacatcagtgggtcagttagaatttgttaAAGCATCGAAAATTCATTTTGgtcgccaaaaaaaaaaaaaaaaatacgactttattcagcatggtcttctcttccggttctgttgtgaaccgcGTGCACGAGACTGAAGTCATCtgactgcagtgacgctgctgacgtgttatcctcagacatgttgcgaagtgttatttttttcaaacttacagtgtgcgtctccctcagactgggTGACAAAAAAGCTGGGGTGCACCataacacgtcagccacgtcactgcagtcacttAACTTTAGTCTTGTGCACgcggttcacaacagaaccgaaggagaagacaatgctgaataaagttgtacTGCAAACTATATTTTGtacagattttattttgttttagcaAGTATCTGATTATTTTACACAGAGAATAAAATGGGGTTATGCAACTGACATACAAGTTGGTGCATTCATGCAGTTTATAAACTATTGGTTTGCTATTTCAGTCTTTATCATGATACAGCCGATATATCTGTGGTTTTAAAACATGTGACTGGTTGTAGATGGTGGATCTTCTCCCAGTGTTAATGGTGAGCCAGTGGACGGCGGTTCCTCCAGACGCCTTGCTTTGTCAGAAACTGAAGCCGCCGACACgtaggaaagagagagagctggTGCCGGTGCTGGTGGAACAGATCGAGTCTCCTACTCATTTCTACATCCGCTTCAGCCAAAACAAGGAGGCCAGAGCTTTGGAGAACATGATGATTGAAATGAGGTAACATCTCTCATTCATGCATGCTGCTCAGTTTCATTATTTTTGATGAGATTGTTgctttttatttgtatgtttgtctGTGTGACGCACCGTATatacgtgatgcacatggttcacatgatgcaacaaacatatatttcgaaaacacgagcaacacacatgaacaaacattttataaagtAGTATGCATTATTGTTATGTGACCTGACTATGTTGCGTGTTTTATTCTGCACGTGGCATCCAGTTATCATCTCATAGTTAAATATGCATGCTTCAACAGTAGCATGAGTAGTATGCAAAAACacccattgttttttattttcaggAGCTGTTATTCCTGCCCAGATGTGACTGAGAGGTACCGGCTGCCTGATGCTTACGTCCGTCCGGGTCAGGTGTGCTGTGTGGCTCCCAGAGATATGTGGTTTTACCGGGTAGTGATCCACGAAGTACTCAGTGAAACTGAAGTTAAGGTCTTCTATGTCGATTTTGGAGACATCACCAAAGTGAAACGGAACAGCCTCAGATTTCTCAAGTGAGTTCATCGTTTCTTTTGATTTAATGAATTGTTGACCCAAAATGCTCACCCAcatgtcattccaaacctgTTATGCTTTTAGTGGACAGTGAGAGTCATtttaagtgttcatgtaaaaCTTTGTATATTCTCACCTGATCCTTCAGAATGTGCTACGCTGACCTCGCAGCCCAGGCTGTCCCATCAATGTTAGCTGGAATTCGACCAATCACGGTAGGAGAAGCCTTTTCTCAGTATCAGGTAAAGGGGAGCTATTATGCAATATCAGTGTTTGGGCATAATAgtaaccctggaccacaaaccaGTCATAATGgtgtattttaattaaatacatttttaatataattacagtaggaaatgtacaaaatattgtttattgaaCATGATCTGTACTTAATATCCAAAtgataaaaatgattaattgtgacCCATACAATGTCTTGTTTGCTATATAGTTGCTATATAAAtgcgattatgcgatcgcatgattcaacgcataatcagccaaagtcctcATATCTATGCGGAGGCcgtattttttcaaatacgcgcACTTTtccagcataaattgcagatttccatgcgcaaaatatgcggggcttgcatgatttcatagcaaaaatcacatttatcttgcagaaaagttaaaaaaagtgcatttacttcacacaagcgcagccatgtcccctgttgccatgtgaacgttatgaagtgacttgattatgtgacgtgaacatcattcaAAAGCtgtaaacagtttttgcaagttcccgtgctacttatgactggttttgtgacacgtgtgtgaacacaaccactacaataaaaacaccttttttatttccatttccAAGACAttcgttttttattttcttgttaatgtgacgtcacactgataaagccccgcccatggTCACTGGTTAATGTGACTGGTTAATTTGACCACAatgcttttctaaatgtgtttgtcagCACGTTGTAGCGCTAATGCCGCCATGGTACATTCACACCAGACCCGAAAGAAGCTCTAAGCACGAGTAATTTAcatgttaaaggcggggtgcatgatttttgaaaaacactttgtaaaagggagtcgggccgactatcaaaacacacttgtagccaatcatcagtaaggggcgtgtctactaaccaacatcgtttcCTGGGTTGCGGGTctattaaaagaaggtccagattctattggggtaggggtgtgttcgCTTggatgatttcaaatgtcaacatttgctttcagagatcatgcaccccgcctttaagtcaatgcaaaaacgCGATAGACATCCTGTGGCACGATTCGCGcaaatgatgttcacgtcgtgttaaccaatcaggatctTGCTCTAGTTCTGACATGTTTACGACGTAGCGAGTGGATGCAGAAATacgaaacaacaatggaggacaaaatcattGTCACCGCAATCTGGTAAATTGTAAAAAACGCTCTTTACTCAATTTCAGCATACATATTGAGGCTACTAGTTAGCTAAAGCCGGCAAATTGTCTGATTTCCACACGTGAATTTCATGTGAATGTTCAAGCATGTCTGCTTAAATAGCGTGATTTAATCACTTCATTCGCATCTGGTGTTAACACAGTCAGACTTTATTCACACGAATCAactttttactgtattttactgCATTTTTTGTTACAGAGCAGCTGGACTCAGAGCGCCATCAGTTCTTTTCACAGGATGTGTTGCGAGCGCACTCTAGTGGCCGCCGTCCACAGCTACCGAGAGAACTTCCTGTTGCTCTTCCTGTGTGACACAAGCACAGATGAAGACGTTTACATACACGTTGCCCTACAGGAGGAAGGCCATGCCCTGCCCTGCACCACTGCTTACAGATCGGTCTGGTCACTAAAATACGTAATACTGTATATGGTCAATAAAGGCCGCCTGTGCTTATTTAATCTTCACTTGGGCTTCCAGGTATCTGGACAGTTCAATCCGTTGAACTTTTACCTCGGAAATGATCAGCTTGAGGACATCAAGGAGCATGTTTCGCCTTTCACAGCATGTCCAGCTGCCACAAACGGACAGAATGTCGAAGTCCATGCTCATGGAGAACACGCTCCAACTTCTCAAATGGTACATTTATTCAAGCGCCTTCCTTCAAGATGCTGTACAGCAGAGATATTATATATAAAGACATTCAAGATTTGGTAATAAAATTGGTCCATATTTGTTATATATTGTAAACATGCAAATCAGTGGGGTAATTTCAAACATGGTGGGACGTTGATAACTTGAAATCTCATTGGTTTAATGAATCATGCGACTAAACATGCATATGACAGCTAGAAAGGAACCGTGCTGTTTATTTCTTAGGTTTTTGGTTCTGAAAAGAGAGAATCTAGCATCCCCTCCAAAGATGTCAATCCGGTCTTGGACCTTCCTGAGCTGGAGGTTATCAACATACCTGAGGTGAGCGCTGCCACGAGTCGCATCTGTACACATACAGTCCGATCACATTTTGAGTTCATTAGCTAAAACCTCACATTTCCTTTCAGAGTGAAAACATAAATCCGCTCAAGGTTCAGCAGGATCGGAAGGATAAAGAGCCATTGTCCTGTGGGGAATGGGATCGTGGCTGGATAGCAGAGGGAGAAAAAAGCGATGAGAGGAATATCGAACCTGACGTCCAATCCGAAGGATTTAAAGTATGAAGGTTCATCATTATATCTAGAACATATTATAACACAAGAAAAAACTTATATAGTAGTTTATATGattagtagggctgtcacactTGTGAAAAAATATTCGGTTTTTAAGACAAGTCTTCATTGAATCGATTGTAAAAaatttcttgagccgatatttggagccgatactgcatttgctcactcaatttacatcataaaaattatgtaaaaaatgacatgttgttaaaaagagatgttattagtttgaacagttcttacatttattttagtctaggactagtctaattcctgtccgggaaactgctcCATAGAGATGAAAATAAAACCTGCCTTtttcagctatgatcagctgttaggccgagctttcgatgttgtcgtggaaaggttggttgtttttagtcacatgacctgcaatcgcttgcggcttccaggactctgtctgtaaataatggcGGAAAAAATTGGCGAACACGGcagccgatacacataaaactcgcaaatatcggACCGATATATCGGacagccgatatatcggtctatcactacaAATAACAAACGAACGAAAGAGAGCGCTGGAAATGCACAAGTCAGCAACAGTGACGGCCAGTGACATCgtttttgagggcgcacgatgcgaagctcgtcaaaacatgtatgtagcctatCATATGTGTgattcgtaatttcaaaatacgTGTTCGGCGCGTTGAGTGATCCTGTGTgtatcacgtgtcttgtcaaaataagtgcctgctgcagacgcctctaaagggtttatgataaaagagacgatcgtgtttgccagataatCTCAtgtagggctgaaacgattcatcgagttactcgattaactcgattcaaaaaattcctcgaggcaaaagaaataaaagccaaatgcttcaacattttacagccacgtcatttttgttatgcattatttgttttggttgtttaaaaacacacacacattttttatccgattactcgattaatcgatcgattcagtgctagattattcgattacaaaaagaatcgatagctgcagccctaatctcatgcgtaatcagagtttactgttaagggagtgtcttgcgtgttttttttttaacgtgagtgtctctcttatcataaacggttttgacgcatgtgcagcaggcacttattttgacaaaaaacacgtgatgcacatgcttcacatgacgcaacaaacacatattttgaatacaGAATTTATTGTGCCATGCGTAATTGCGCatggagaggcatttgcacttcattgcatattttgagGGAACAGCTGTAGTACTCACGGTTCGCCACTGAGTACAGACATATGCGGTTTTGCATCATCATCACCAGTGAGTTTTAAAACATTATCTGTTGTTACTGACTGGAAATGAGAGGTATGAATAAAACCTCCACAAATTTCATTTATCACGGCATTCAGCacacgtctctctctctctgagaaAGACAGAGGTGTTGTTTAGAGACTTCTATCATCTGGCATACTGTATCCCATTACAGCTCATTCTCACACTGAATCCTCTGGGAATTAGTCAGTCGATGTTAATTGTGATTAGATGAGAATGTTAATTTGCTGTCCGCAGAGATTCATCTGTTTAATCATTCAACAGAAAAGACAAGTTTCTACAAGAGAGACATTGCTAGTCAACCAATGGCAAATGGGAGGTGTTAGGAAACTAATTCAGTTTGCCACTAGAGACACAGAAGCGCACTTCACCTTAAACAGGCATCACATCCCATTTTGCATACTATCTATTCGAAATTAGTTTGTCCCATATCATATGATGAGTCAGAATTTATAACTGTAAGTTGCAATGACTTGCAAAGCCGTagtattttacagtgtagtacaAGTGGGATTGGGATGCAGCCATGTAtataaaaaagtcaaatttttaaAAACGCCTTGATTGCATTTTTTCTGATACAGCCCCTACCTGTTCAAGCACCAGCAGATGAA is a genomic window containing:
- the tdrd5 gene encoding tudor domain-containing protein 5 isoform X2 → MTQDHVLAALKKDVRSLLISAKHGLTPEQLKRDYQMMLGYPLPLRVLGFHNVLDMVKEIPDVVRLEFNFDGSIILKAIGDENTKRIEEMVSKQRDHTPKTNNRRLQSKPFQVRYPHHQPVVLPRRGPAVPPLPAHLRSQLKQLLSHGPVRLSDLESRYMAQFGKPLKITQYGFYSISEMLAAANDFIVMRQSRAGSQLLLRNNDKPEIRRSGPIKQPEVKPVVLGPKATSPTEKNVKRVSQVPPPAVPTPAPLKKEDSFQKILLKLEEQLKDQILEKGTAGTVSRELKDKLRKVVAENNNGISIHDLPKEYKRMYSEELPVSQCGFLSVTEMVGALSDTLSIQPGKEKGENHLIIVESKPDDAQPAEPELSPGQGTTSSLDAESPASSSKGYYFSFPRSAWEGDEAELSTDSQDSDSELRVANKTIHEMVDLLPVLMVSQWTAVPPDALLCQKLKPPTRRKERELVPVLVEQIESPTHFYIRFSQNKEARALENMMIEMRSCYSCPDVTERYRLPDAYVRPGQVCCVAPRDMWFYRVVIHEVLSETEVKVFYVDFGDITKVKRNSLRFLKMCYADLAAQAVPSMLAGIRPITSSWTQSAISSFHRMCCERTLVAAVHSYRENFLLLFLCDTSTDEDVYIHVALQEEGHALPCTTAYRSVSGQFNPLNFYLGNDQLEDIKEHVSPFTACPAATNGQNVEVHAHGEHAPTSQMVFGSEKRESSIPSKDVNPVLDLPELEVINIPESENINPLKVQQDRKDKEPLSCGEWDRGWIAEGEKSDERNIEPDVQSEGFKPLPVQAPADETQRCGAPAEPKPVASKSASPPLLLRNQQQPHLIQTNCSYAGVPVYPVQPPLSNYMFQLFSSPEKTGSNFLFQHHTSPFALNPAVRLSAGPHVLHQWCTKKKA
- the tdrd5 gene encoding tudor domain-containing protein 5 isoform X5; protein product: MTQDHVLAALKKDVRSLLISAKHGLTPEQLKRDYQMMLGYPLPLRVLGFHNVLDMVKEIPDVVRLEFNFDGSIILKAIGDENTKRIEEMVSKQRDHTPKTNNRRLQSKPFQVRYPHHQPVVLPRRGPAVPPLPAHLRSQLKQLLSHGPVRLSDLESRYMAQFGKPLKITQYGFYSISEMLAAANDFIVMRQSRAGSQLLLRNNDKPEIRRSGPIKQLAEVKPVVLGPKATSPTEKNVKRVSQVPPPAVPTPAPLKKEDSFQKILLKLEEQLKDQILEKGTAGTVSRELKDKLRKVVAENNNGISIHDLPKEYKRMYSEELPVSQCGFLSVTEMVGALSDTLSIQPGKEKGENHLIIVESKPDDAQPAEPELSPGQGTTSSLDAESPASSSKGYYFSFPRSAWEGDEAELSTDSQDSDSELRVANKTIHEMVDLLPVLMVSQWTAVPPDALLCQKLKPPTRRKERELVPVLVEQIESPTHFYIRFSQNKEARALENMMIEMRSCYSCPDVTERYRLPDAYVRPGQVCCVAPRDMWFYRVVIHEVLSETEVKVFYVDFGDITKVKRNSLRFLKMCYADLAAQAVPSMLAGIRPITSSWTQSAISSFHRMCCERTLVAAVHSYRENFLLLFLCDTSTDEDVYIHVALQEEGHALPCTTAYRSVSGQFNPLNFYLGNDQLEDIKEHVSPFTACPAATNGQNVEVHAHGEHAPTSQMVFGSEKRESSIPSKDVNPVLDLPELEVINIPESENINPLKVQQDRKDKEPLSCGEWDRGWIAEGEKSDERNIEPDVQSEGFKHQQMKHRGVELQLSQNRSRPNLPVPLFSSATNNSLT
- the tdrd5 gene encoding tudor domain-containing protein 5 isoform X3; protein product: MTQDHVLAALKKDVRSLLISAKHGLTPEQLKRDYQMMLGYPLPLRVLGFHNVLDMVKEIPDVVRLEFNFDGSIILKAIGDENTKRIEEMVSKQRDHTPKTNNRRLQSKPFQVRYPHHQPVVLPRRGPAVPPLPAHLRSQLKQLLSHGPVRLSDLESRYMAQFGKPLKITQYGFYSISEMLAAANDFIVMRQSRAGSQLLLRNNDKPEIRRSGPIKQLAEVKPVVLGPKATSPTEKNVKRVSQLEEQLKDQILEKGTAGTVSRELKDKLRKVVAENNNGISIHDLPKEYKRMYSEELPVSQCGFLSVTEMVGALSDTLSIQPGKEKGENHLIIVESKPDDAQPAEPELSPGQGTTSSLDAESPASSSKGYYFSFPRSAWEGDEAELSTDSQDSDSELRVANKTIHEMVDLLPVLMVSQWTAVPPDALLCQKLKPPTRRKERELVPVLVEQIESPTHFYIRFSQNKEARALENMMIEMRSCYSCPDVTERYRLPDAYVRPGQVCCVAPRDMWFYRVVIHEVLSETEVKVFYVDFGDITKVKRNSLRFLKMCYADLAAQAVPSMLAGIRPITSSWTQSAISSFHRMCCERTLVAAVHSYRENFLLLFLCDTSTDEDVYIHVALQEEGHALPCTTAYRSVSGQFNPLNFYLGNDQLEDIKEHVSPFTACPAATNGQNVEVHAHGEHAPTSQMVFGSEKRESSIPSKDVNPVLDLPELEVINIPESENINPLKVQQDRKDKEPLSCGEWDRGWIAEGEKSDERNIEPDVQSEGFKPLPVQAPADETQRCGAPAEPKPVASKSASPPLLLRNQQQPHLIQTNCSYAGVPVYPVQPPLSNYMFQLFSSPEKTGSNFLFQHHTSPFALNPAVRLSAGPHVLHQWCTKKKA
- the tdrd5 gene encoding tudor domain-containing protein 5 isoform X4, yielding MTQDHVLAALKKDVRSLLISAKHGLTPEQLKRDYQMMLGYPLPLRVLGFHNVLDMVKEIPDVVRLEFNFDGSIILKAIGDENTKRIEEMVSKQRDHTPKTNNRRLQSKPFQVRYPHHQPVVLPRRGPAVPPLPAHLRSQLKQLLSHGPVRLSDLESRYMAQFGKPLKITQYGFYSISEMLAAANDFIVMRQSRAGSQLLLRNNDKPEIRRSGPIKQPEVKPVVLGPKATSPTEKNVKRVSQLEEQLKDQILEKGTAGTVSRELKDKLRKVVAENNNGISIHDLPKEYKRMYSEELPVSQCGFLSVTEMVGALSDTLSIQPGKEKGENHLIIVESKPDDAQPAEPELSPGQGTTSSLDAESPASSSKGYYFSFPRSAWEGDEAELSTDSQDSDSELRVANKTIHEMVDLLPVLMVSQWTAVPPDALLCQKLKPPTRRKERELVPVLVEQIESPTHFYIRFSQNKEARALENMMIEMRSCYSCPDVTERYRLPDAYVRPGQVCCVAPRDMWFYRVVIHEVLSETEVKVFYVDFGDITKVKRNSLRFLKMCYADLAAQAVPSMLAGIRPITSSWTQSAISSFHRMCCERTLVAAVHSYRENFLLLFLCDTSTDEDVYIHVALQEEGHALPCTTAYRSVSGQFNPLNFYLGNDQLEDIKEHVSPFTACPAATNGQNVEVHAHGEHAPTSQMVFGSEKRESSIPSKDVNPVLDLPELEVINIPESENINPLKVQQDRKDKEPLSCGEWDRGWIAEGEKSDERNIEPDVQSEGFKPLPVQAPADETQRCGAPAEPKPVASKSASPPLLLRNQQQPHLIQTNCSYAGVPVYPVQPPLSNYMFQLFSSPEKTGSNFLFQHHTSPFALNPAVRLSAGPHVLHQWCTKKKA
- the tdrd5 gene encoding tudor domain-containing protein 5 isoform X1, coding for MTQDHVLAALKKDVRSLLISAKHGLTPEQLKRDYQMMLGYPLPLRVLGFHNVLDMVKEIPDVVRLEFNFDGSIILKAIGDENTKRIEEMVSKQRDHTPKTNNRRLQSKPFQVRYPHHQPVVLPRRGPAVPPLPAHLRSQLKQLLSHGPVRLSDLESRYMAQFGKPLKITQYGFYSISEMLAAANDFIVMRQSRAGSQLLLRNNDKPEIRRSGPIKQLAEVKPVVLGPKATSPTEKNVKRVSQVPPPAVPTPAPLKKEDSFQKILLKLEEQLKDQILEKGTAGTVSRELKDKLRKVVAENNNGISIHDLPKEYKRMYSEELPVSQCGFLSVTEMVGALSDTLSIQPGKEKGENHLIIVESKPDDAQPAEPELSPGQGTTSSLDAESPASSSKGYYFSFPRSAWEGDEAELSTDSQDSDSELRVANKTIHEMVDLLPVLMVSQWTAVPPDALLCQKLKPPTRRKERELVPVLVEQIESPTHFYIRFSQNKEARALENMMIEMRSCYSCPDVTERYRLPDAYVRPGQVCCVAPRDMWFYRVVIHEVLSETEVKVFYVDFGDITKVKRNSLRFLKMCYADLAAQAVPSMLAGIRPITSSWTQSAISSFHRMCCERTLVAAVHSYRENFLLLFLCDTSTDEDVYIHVALQEEGHALPCTTAYRSVSGQFNPLNFYLGNDQLEDIKEHVSPFTACPAATNGQNVEVHAHGEHAPTSQMVFGSEKRESSIPSKDVNPVLDLPELEVINIPESENINPLKVQQDRKDKEPLSCGEWDRGWIAEGEKSDERNIEPDVQSEGFKPLPVQAPADETQRCGAPAEPKPVASKSASPPLLLRNQQQPHLIQTNCSYAGVPVYPVQPPLSNYMFQLFSSPEKTGSNFLFQHHTSPFALNPAVRLSAGPHVLHQWCTKKKA